The Humulus lupulus chromosome 4, drHumLupu1.1, whole genome shotgun sequence genome has a window encoding:
- the LOC133830856 gene encoding uncharacterized protein LOC133830856: protein MYPSNTWNIGNDPISFSHDQSLFSHTKPCFLNETCNNIVINANTTPNSKQPFFYFPSSPLFEDDYDSLLLPHLTQPLAMRENNNNNILSTTDKAAHVGVSAEPNNNNKDPMNPTNDLQQQHRHHHHHQKEDLSDLRKNHIRYDDDDDDRDQLKLIPRKKMMAKKDRHSKIMMTTGKRPRHRRMRLSLEVARQFFDLQDMLGYERASKTVEWLLIQARSEIKKLARKSSTASTTPMNIAAGLEKITNSSTNSGANSDCEVVSGLDEVAVNGDSSKSLAKEMKKRQIVSRPRCGFKRPRESRDKARERARERTKQKHMRGKRALLAVVDHHQLDNQDLTSHGLRSWSLETGEEESGTHCHSGQNINSLEAVVLQASNTDHHHEFEEPLTTWHNGQEQYRNTCTPAAPNLVEECSFLNVGKYYWSSCPIFNYFQSTTTSGSIGSIPQEHQFLDFQFFG, encoded by the exons ATGTATCCATCAAACACTTGGAATATTGGCAATGACCCCATCTCCTTTTCTCATGACCAATCTCTTTTTTCTCACACTAAGCCTTGTTTTCTCAACGAAACATGTAACAATATTGTTATTAACGCTAACACTACCCCCAATTCCAAACAACCATTTTTCTACTTCCCTTCTTCCCCTTTGTTTGAAGATGACTATGACAGCCTTCTTCTTCCTCACTTGACCCAGCCCTTAGCCATGagggaaaataataataataatattttaagtaCTACAGACAAAGCTGCCCATGTAGGGGTATCAGCTGAGcctaacaataacaataaagaTCCCATGAATCCCACCAACGACCTGCAGCAGCAGCACCGCCACCACCATCATCACCAGAAGGAAGATCTTTCAGATTTGAGGAAAAATCACATCAGatacgatgatgatgatgatgatcgtGATCAGCTAAAACTGATCCCGAGGAAAAAGATGATGGCCAAGAAAGATCGGCACAGCAAGATTATGATGACCACAGGGAAACGACCTAGGCACAGAAGAATGAGATTATCCCTTGAAGTTGCTCGTCAGTTCTTTGACTTGCAAGACATGTTGGGCTATGAGAGGGCTAGCAAGACTGTCGAGTGGCTGCTCATCCAGGCCAGATCCGAGATAAAAAAACTCGCCAGGAAATCGAGTACTGCATCTACTACTCCTATGAATATTGCTGCAGGGTTAGAGAAGATCACGAATTCTAGTACTAATTCGGGGGCTAACTCAGACTGCGAAGTGGTTTCCGGATTGGACGAGGTTGCAGTTAATGGAGATTCTTCCAAATCTTTGGCtaaagagatgaagaagagacAAATAGTGTCGAGGCCAAGATGTGGATTCAAGCGGCCGAGAGAGTCGAGGGACAAGGCCAGGGAGAGGGCAAGAGAAAGGACCAAACAAAAGCACATGAGGGGTAAAAGGGCACTGTTAGCAGTCGTTGACCATCACCAACTTGATAACCAAGACCTAACAAGCCATGGATTGAGGTCTTGGAGTTTGGAAACTGGAGAAGAAGAATCTGGAACCCATTGCCATAGTGGCCAAAATATTAACTCCTTGGAGGCTGTAGTACTACAAGCTAGCAATACTGACCATCATCATGAATTTGAGGAGCCATTAACGACTTGGCATAATGGCCAAGAGCAATACCGTAATACTTGTACTCCGGCTGCACCTAATTTGGTCGAAGAGTGTTCTTTCTTGAATGTGGGAAAGTACTATTGGAGCTCATGTCCCATTTTCAATTATTTTCAGAGCACTACCACTTCTGGATCCATCGGGTCAATCCCGCAAGAA CATCAGTTTTTGGACTTTCAATTCTTTGGCTAA